The Ferviditalea candida genome includes the window GGTAATCACGGACATTCCGTATACGCCCAGCTCCTGAAACGTTTTCAGGTCCGCTTGAATCCCGGCACCTCCGCCGCTGTCGGACCCGGCGATCGTCAGCGCTTTGCGAATGCTCATGCCCGATTCCTCTTTTCATCAAACGTAAATGCTGCCGCCTGAATCCTTGAATTCCCGCGCCTTCTCTTTGAATCCTTCGGAAATCGCCGTTTCCTCATCGATGCCTTTGACGGCCGCGTAATCGCGAATGTCCTGGGTGATTCGCATGCTGCAGAACTTCGGTCCGCACATCGAACAAAAGTGCGCGGATTTGGCCCCTTCGGCCGGAAGCGTTTCGTCATGGTACTCCATCGCCCTTTCCGGATCGAGGGAGAGATTGAATTGGTCGCGCCAGCGGAATTCGAAGCGCGCTTTGGAAAGCGCATCGTCCCGTTTTTGCGCGCCCGGATGGCCTTTGGCCAGATCGGCGGCGTGAGCGGCAATTTTGTAAGCGATCACCCCGTCCCGGACATCGTTTTTGTTCGGCAGCCCCAGATGCTCTTTAGGCGTAACATAGCAAAGCATCGCCGTTCCGTACCAGCCGATCATTGCGGCGCCGATGGCCGAGGTGATGTGATCGTATCCCGGAGCGATATCCGTGGTCAGCGGCCCGAGCGTGTAAAACGGCGCCTCCTGGCAGATTTCCATCTGCAGTTCCACATTTTCTTTGATCTTGTTCATCGGCACATGCCCCGGGCCTTCAATAATCACCTGCACATCGTGCTCCCACGCAATCTTGGTCAGTTCGCCCAGCGTCCGCAGCTCGGCAAATTGGGCTTCGTCATTCGCGTCCGCAATCGAGCCCGGACGCAGACCGTCGCCCAGCGAGAAGGAAACATCGTAAGCTTTCATGATTTCGCAAATTTCCGCAAAATGAGTATACAGAAAGTTTTCTTGATGATGAGCCAGGCACCATCCGGCCATGATCGAGCCGCCGCGGGAGACGATCCCCGTCACTCGGTTTGCCGTGAGCGGGATATAGCGCAGCAGCACGCCTGCGTGGATGGTGAAATAATCTACGCCCTGCTCGGCCTGCTCGATCAGCGTATCCCGGTAAATTTCCCAGGATAAATCCTCGATCGATCCGTTCACTTTCTCCAGCGCCTGATAGATCGGCACGGTTCCGACCGGAACCGGAGAGTTTCGGATAATCCATTCGCGGGTGGTGTGAATGTTCTTCCCGGTGGATAGATCCATGATCGTGTCCGTGCCCCAGCGCGTCGCCCAGGTCATTTTCTCCACTTCTTCCTCAATCGAGGAAGTGACTGCCGAATTGCCGATATTCGCGTTGATTTTGACGTGAAAATTCCGGCCGATGATCATCGGCTCGCTTTCCGGATGATTGATGTTTGCCGGAATCACCGCACGTCCCCGGGCCACTTCATCGCGCACGAACTCCGGAGACACCTGCTCGCGAATCGCGATGAATTCCATTTCCGGAGTAATGATGCCTTTCCGCGCATAATGCATTTGCGTCACATTGCGCCCATCCTTCGCGCGCAGCGGCTTTCTTTGCAAGCCCGGGAAAACTTCCCGATTGGCGCGCGGATCGCCCTCCGCGTATCCGTTGTCCTCCGGCTTCACTTCCCGCCCCTGATAGGCTTCGACGTCGCCGCGCTCAAGAATCCAACCGCTGCGCAGCGCGGGAAGTCCCTTGCGAATATCGGCCGTAAACCGGGAATCCGTGTAAGGTCCGCTGGTATCGTATACGCGCACCGGCGGATTCTCTTCCGTTCTCCCGTTGCTGCCCGAAGTCGGATGAAGCGCGATTTCCCGCATCGGAACTTGAATATCCGGGCGTGAGCCCTCCACATAAACCTTTCGGCTGCCCGGAAAGCCAGACATGATCTGGGCGTTCGTTGGATTGAACGGATTCACTGACATAGGTTAATCCCCCCGCAAAATTAATTTTTTTCGAATTGCGTTCAACTGCTCAGCATGCCTTCCGCCGGACTGCTGGCGGTCGCATACCGTTTTTTCGGAATTCTGCCCGCTTCAAATCCGAGCCTGCCCGCTTCCACGGCCAGCTTCATGGCCATCGCCATCTTCACCGGATCCTTCGCTCCGGACACCGCGGTGTTCAACAGCACGCCGTCAGCCCCCATTTCCATGGCCAGAGCGGCATCCGCAGGGCCCCCGATACCCGCATCGACAATCACCGGCACGCGCGCCTCCTCAATGATGAAGCTGAGGTTCAGCGGATTGACAATGCCTTGGCCGGAGCCGATCGGGGAAGCGCCGGGCATCACCGCATGCACACCCAGCTCCTGTAGCCTTCGCGCGAGAATGACGTCGTCCGAGATGTAAGCGAGCACGATAAAGCCTTCTTCAAGCAGCTGTTCCGAGGCTTTGATCGTCTCGATCGGATCGGGCAGCAGCGTCCGGTCGTCGCCGATCACCTCCACCTTGACCATGTGGCACAGCCCCGATGCTTTGGACAGCCTTGCGATGCGGATAGCTTCCTCAGCCGTTCTCGCTCCTGCAGTGTTGGGCAGCAGGGTATACGCTTGTAAATCCAGCATCTGCAGAAAATTCGGTTGATCCGGCTGGAAGATATTCATGCGCCGAACCGCAAACGTCAAGATTTGTGTTTCTGAGACGTCCACCGCTTCTTTCTGCACATGCAGATCGGGAAATTTCCCGGTGCCGAGCAGAAGTCTGGAACGAAACTCATACGGACCTATTTTCAACAACTTAACCGCCTCCCACAAAATGTACGATTTCCACCCGGTCCCCTTCGGCCAGAGCTGTGATGGAATGCGCTTGCTGCTGCACAATCTGCTTGTTCAGCTCCACGACCACCACCTTGTTCTGCAAATCAAAATGGCGCAGCAAATCCGATACGGAGCCAATGGAATCGGGAACCTCGACTTCCTCCCCGTTCACGCCAATCCGCAATTTGGTTCACCTTCCCTTTCTTTCGTGTTCAGCAAATCTATCCGGTCTGAAGGGACGCAGCCTTTCATCCTCTGCCCCACTGCCTGCCATCATCTCCGCAATGAGCCTGCCCGTAATCGGACTGAGCAGGATGCCGTTGCGGAAATGTCCGGCGGCAATATACAAACCTTCAAGTCCCTCAACTCTGCCCAAATACGGCAGTCCGTCAGGCGTTTGCGGACGCAGTCCTGCCCAGGCCTTTTCCCATTCGCATCCGGCAATCCCGGGAAGCAGCCGCTGCGCTTTATTCATCAGCTCCAGCAAGCCGTCCACGGTCACTTTTCGGTCATAATCGCCCTCCCGCGTCGTTGCCCCTACCACCAGTCGGCCCCCTTGCTTGGGAACCAGATAGCAGCCATGCGAGAAGATAACGCGTGTTAATAGGGGAACGGAATGAACCACGGAAAAAACTTCTCCTTTCACGGGATAGAGCGGAAGCCGGATGCCGAGATCCGCCAGCAATTCTCCGCTCCATACTCCGCCGGCGATTGCCACCTGGTCGCAGGCAATCCGTCCTGCTCGCGTTTCCACCCCTTCGATCCTTCCGTTTACGGCCGCAATCCGCCTGACCTCGGCATATTCCCTGATTTCCGCTCCCAAGAGCGCAGCCGACTTGGCAAATGCAAAAGAAAGCTCCGGCGCATTGACTTGGCCGTCCTCTGCAAAGCCGATGGCGCCCGCCACATGCTCGGACAGCCCCTTTTCCAGCCGGCGCGCTTCATCCCCTGAAAGCCATTCTGCCCGGCTGCCTGACGCAATCTGCAGGGAAACCGATCTTTTCAGTTCCTCCGCCTGCGCTTCGTTCACCGCCACCTTCAGCAAGCCTTTCCGCTGCAGCCCGATGTCGATGCCGCTGTACTCCTTCAGCTCCGCTGCCAATTCCGGAAACATCCGCCGGCTGGCTACAGCCAATTCAAACAGCGGATCGTCCGCGTCCATCTCCGCTTGCGCGGCAAGCATGCCGGCCGCAGCCCGGGATGCCTGCGCTCCCAGGCGTTCATTCTCCAGAAGAATCACGCTCTTACCCTGCTTCGCCAAATAATAGGCGGTCGCGCTTCCGATCACCCCACCTCCGATAACGGCAGCATCATATTTTTGTCCATTCATTCAAGCTCTCCCCCATTTGCGCAATTGCCGCACATAATCTTCAGCCGCTTGTTCCGGCCGATCCGCTTCCATGACTCCCGACAGCACCGCGATCCCGGCGGCGCCCGCATTCAAAACGTCCGGAACATGCTCCGGACGGATGCCTCCGATAGCGATGACCGGCACCGACAGACTCGATGCGACGGTTTTCAATTCCTGCAAGCCTCTGGCCGGCAAGCCAGGCTTCGAGCCCGTCGGATACACATGGCCAAAAATGACGTAATCGGCTCCCTGCCGCTCGCTGTCCACAGCCTCCTTCAGACTGTGCGACGAACGGCCGATCCGCAATCCGGGAAAAGCTTGCTTCACGCTGTTTACGTCAAGGCTTCGGCCTCCCAGATGAACACCCTTCACCCCAGCGACGCGCGCGACATCCGCGCGGTCATTGACAATCAATTTCGACAGCGGCATTCCCGCCGCTGCAAGCTCGCGGATGCAATCCAGCAGCATCCGCGCATCCGCCGCCTTCTCGCGGATATGGATCGCATCGACGAGAGGATGGATTCGCCGGGCAACCTCTTGAATTCTTTCGAATTCAAGTTTACCGGTCGAAATAATATGAAATTGGGGTACAAAAGTCATCCGTGTCTGCCCTCCCCTCAAAAACAAATAAAAAAGCCACTCGACGCATAGGCGAGTGGCAAGCATAATCAGCTTGGGGCACAACATCATCATACCCGAAACACGCTTCCAGTTCACTTTCCTACGCTGGCATTAACCAGATCAGGTTCAAAGGGATCGAAACCCGGCGTTTCATCTCAGCCTTGCGGCACCCCTAGTGTTCTGCGATGTCGTATTCAATTTCAGAATCAATTTACCATATATATGTGCAGCTGGCAAATGCGGTTTTTACGCGACAATTCATGATTTCCGGGCAAATCCGCTTGATTTTCCATCAGATGCTTGAAGTGCCGCCTGCTCAACCCGTTTCTCACATGATTAGCGCATCCGTGTTTCTCAAGGCATGCAAATTGGGAGCTCCAATCCCGAACATGGCGATCTTCAATTCAAGCTCCATCTGCTCGAAAGCCTCATGCAGCAGCTCGGCCGATTGTACGGCGGGGTCCAGCAAAATTCTGCCGAAGGCGGCCAAATCGGCGCCGAGCGCAATCGCTTTGGCCGCATCGAGCCCGTTTCGGATTCCCCCGCTGGCAATAATTGACGCGTCAGGCAAAGCAGCGCGCGCCTCCCGCACACATTCCGCTGTGGAGATTCCCCAGCCGGCAAACGTCTCCGCCGCCCTTCGCAGCACTTTGTCCGCCGACCGATGCTTCTCCACCTGAATCCATGACGTCCCCCCGGCCCCGGCGACATCAATGAAGCTCACGCCCGCTTCCGCCAGCTTGCGGGCAGCCTCCCCGCCGATTCCCCAGCCGACTTCCTTCACCCCGACCGGAACCTCAATGCTTGAGCATAAACGTTCGATTTTGGCCAGCAGTCCCTTCAGGTTCGTATTCCCTCCCGGTTGAAACACTTCCTGCAGACCATTCAGGTGCAGCACGAGAGCATCCGCTCCCACCAATTCCACTGCCCTCCGGCATTCGTCAAGGCCGTAGCCGTA containing:
- a CDS encoding thiazole synthase, which encodes MLKIGPYEFRSRLLLGTGKFPDLHVQKEAVDVSETQILTFAVRRMNIFQPDQPNFLQMLDLQAYTLLPNTAGARTAEEAIRIARLSKASGLCHMVKVEVIGDDRTLLPDPIETIKASEQLLEEGFIVLAYISDDVILARRLQELGVHAVMPGASPIGSGQGIVNPLNLSFIIEEARVPVIVDAGIGGPADAALAMEMGADGVLLNTAVSGAKDPVKMAMAMKLAVEAGRLGFEAGRIPKKRYATASSPAEGMLSS
- the fni gene encoding type 2 isopentenyl-diphosphate Delta-isomerase, with amino-acid sequence MKEEKSEDPEKRKSEHIRICLNENVQGENITTGFERWRFRHNPLPEIDFSEIDLSSVFLDKPLKAPLMVSSMTGGTEKAALINRNLAEAAGARGWVLGVGSARAALEREELSASFKVREFAPDIPILANLGAVQLNYGYGLDECRRAVELVGADALVLHLNGLQEVFQPGGNTNLKGLLAKIERLCSSIEVPVGVKEVGWGIGGEAARKLAEAGVSFIDVAGAGGTSWIQVEKHRSADKVLRRAAETFAGWGISTAECVREARAALPDASIIASGGIRNGLDAAKAIALGADLAAFGRILLDPAVQSAELLHEAFEQMELELKIAMFGIGAPNLHALRNTDALIM
- the thiS gene encoding sulfur carrier protein ThiS, producing MRIGVNGEEVEVPDSIGSVSDLLRHFDLQNKVVVVELNKQIVQQQAHSITALAEGDRVEIVHFVGGG
- the thiO gene encoding glycine oxidase ThiO, which encodes MNGQKYDAAVIGGGVIGSATAYYLAKQGKSVILLENERLGAQASRAAAGMLAAQAEMDADDPLFELAVASRRMFPELAAELKEYSGIDIGLQRKGLLKVAVNEAQAEELKRSVSLQIASGSRAEWLSGDEARRLEKGLSEHVAGAIGFAEDGQVNAPELSFAFAKSAALLGAEIREYAEVRRIAAVNGRIEGVETRAGRIACDQVAIAGGVWSGELLADLGIRLPLYPVKGEVFSVVHSVPLLTRVIFSHGCYLVPKQGGRLVVGATTREGDYDRKVTVDGLLELMNKAQRLLPGIAGCEWEKAWAGLRPQTPDGLPYLGRVEGLEGLYIAAGHFRNGILLSPITGRLIAEMMAGSGAEDERLRPFRPDRFAEHERKGR
- the thiC gene encoding phosphomethylpyrimidine synthase ThiC; the encoded protein is MSVNPFNPTNAQIMSGFPGSRKVYVEGSRPDIQVPMREIALHPTSGSNGRTEENPPVRVYDTSGPYTDSRFTADIRKGLPALRSGWILERGDVEAYQGREVKPEDNGYAEGDPRANREVFPGLQRKPLRAKDGRNVTQMHYARKGIITPEMEFIAIREQVSPEFVRDEVARGRAVIPANINHPESEPMIIGRNFHVKINANIGNSAVTSSIEEEVEKMTWATRWGTDTIMDLSTGKNIHTTREWIIRNSPVPVGTVPIYQALEKVNGSIEDLSWEIYRDTLIEQAEQGVDYFTIHAGVLLRYIPLTANRVTGIVSRGGSIMAGWCLAHHQENFLYTHFAEICEIMKAYDVSFSLGDGLRPGSIADANDEAQFAELRTLGELTKIAWEHDVQVIIEGPGHVPMNKIKENVELQMEICQEAPFYTLGPLTTDIAPGYDHITSAIGAAMIGWYGTAMLCYVTPKEHLGLPNKNDVRDGVIAYKIAAHAADLAKGHPGAQKRDDALSKARFEFRWRDQFNLSLDPERAMEYHDETLPAEGAKSAHFCSMCGPKFCSMRITQDIRDYAAVKGIDEETAISEGFKEKAREFKDSGGSIYV
- the tenI gene encoding thiazole tautomerase TenI, producing MTFVPQFHIISTGKLEFERIQEVARRIHPLVDAIHIREKAADARMLLDCIRELAAAGMPLSKLIVNDRADVARVAGVKGVHLGGRSLDVNSVKQAFPGLRIGRSSHSLKEAVDSERQGADYVIFGHVYPTGSKPGLPARGLQELKTVASSLSVPVIAIGGIRPEHVPDVLNAGAAGIAVLSGVMEADRPEQAAEDYVRQLRKWGRA